Proteins from a genomic interval of Gordonia sp. SL306:
- a CDS encoding cytochrome P450 gives MSTEVSERAEYVLRSGPSWADPHPMYAALRERSPVHRVAADADNGAAGDFWVLTRHADVMAAANDTSTFSSAQGLTVTYGELDAIGMADHPPMVMQDPPSHTEFRKLVARGFTPRQVIEVEPKVREFVTERLDRLPTDGPADIVGELFKPLPSMVVAHYLGVPEEDWSRFDGWTQAIVGAASGIGGMAAAGESAGAATMEMLSYFTELVDHRKRHPAEDTVSQLVAAGLADDPDDPGGLLSILAFTFTMVAGGNDTTTGLLGGSVALLHQHPDQRRRLVEDPDLIPGAIDEFLRLTSPAQGLARTTTRDVSYPAPDVQRVGHLPPQATDGAVTIPADRKVLLCYGSANRDPEVYGPDADVLDVTRRPRNILTFSHGNHHCLGAAAARMQGRVALTELLARHPEFTVDVAGIEWAEGNYVRRPTFVPFHV, from the coding sequence ATGTCAACCGAAGTGTCTGAGCGCGCGGAGTACGTCTTACGGTCGGGGCCCTCGTGGGCGGATCCGCATCCGATGTACGCAGCACTCCGGGAACGGTCGCCGGTGCACCGCGTGGCCGCCGACGCCGACAACGGCGCCGCGGGCGACTTCTGGGTCCTGACCCGCCACGCCGACGTCATGGCCGCGGCGAACGACACGTCGACCTTCTCCTCCGCACAGGGACTCACGGTCACCTATGGCGAGCTCGACGCCATCGGCATGGCCGACCATCCTCCGATGGTCATGCAGGATCCGCCGTCGCACACCGAGTTCCGCAAGCTGGTCGCGCGCGGCTTCACCCCTCGGCAGGTCATCGAGGTGGAGCCGAAGGTCCGCGAGTTCGTCACCGAGCGCCTCGACCGACTACCCACCGATGGTCCCGCCGACATCGTCGGCGAGCTCTTCAAACCACTGCCGAGCATGGTGGTCGCCCACTATCTCGGTGTGCCCGAGGAGGATTGGTCCCGCTTCGACGGATGGACGCAGGCTATCGTCGGTGCCGCATCGGGCATCGGGGGGATGGCGGCCGCCGGCGAATCGGCGGGTGCGGCGACGATGGAGATGCTCTCGTACTTCACCGAACTCGTCGACCACCGTAAGCGCCACCCCGCCGAGGACACGGTCTCCCAGCTCGTCGCCGCCGGCCTCGCCGACGACCCAGACGATCCCGGGGGCCTGCTCTCGATCCTGGCGTTCACCTTCACCATGGTGGCCGGCGGCAACGACACGACGACCGGCCTGCTCGGCGGCAGCGTCGCGCTGCTGCACCAACACCCCGATCAACGACGACGGCTCGTCGAGGATCCGGACCTGATCCCCGGGGCCATCGATGAGTTCCTCCGCCTCACCTCGCCCGCACAGGGATTGGCGCGCACCACGACCCGCGACGTCTCGTATCCGGCGCCCGACGTGCAGCGGGTCGGTCATCTGCCGCCCCAGGCGACCGACGGCGCCGTCACGATCCCCGCGGATCGCAAGGTGCTGCTCTGCTACGGGTCGGCCAACCGCGATCCCGAGGTGTACGGGCCCGACGCCGACGTCCTCGACGTCACCCGTCGACCCCGCAACATCCTCACCTTCAGTCACGGCAACCATCACTGCCTCGGCGCCGCGGCGGCACGGATGCAGGGACGTGTCGCGCTGACCGAGCTGCTCGCCCGCCATCCCGAGTTCACGGTCGACGTCGCCGGGATCGAATGGGCCGAGGGCAATTACGTTCGACGACCAACCTTCGTGCCGTTCCATGTCTGA
- a CDS encoding TetR/AcrR family transcriptional regulator, producing MSDTPATADWLAPERAVLAAQRILDIAERMFVEKGVSAVTMRDIASAAGCSRATLYRYYPGKSEVLAAYVDRTAAELGAAVGAATRHESDPGARLVAAVTTAVAGVRSNPALSAWFVSDAAGRSANLALLSPAIEEIAVGFLGDIAPSTGPTEQRDRARWVVRVIVSLLTSPGETASYERELLQRFVVPVVTAGARGPVD from the coding sequence ATGTCTGATACCCCGGCGACCGCCGACTGGCTCGCGCCGGAACGGGCCGTGCTCGCCGCACAGCGCATCCTCGACATCGCCGAGCGGATGTTCGTCGAGAAGGGGGTGTCCGCGGTGACCATGCGCGACATCGCCTCGGCCGCCGGATGCTCGCGTGCCACGTTGTACCGCTACTACCCCGGCAAGTCGGAAGTCCTTGCGGCCTATGTCGATCGGACCGCGGCCGAGCTGGGGGCAGCGGTCGGCGCAGCCACCCGGCACGAGTCCGATCCGGGTGCCCGACTGGTCGCCGCGGTGACCACCGCCGTCGCCGGAGTGCGGTCGAACCCCGCACTGTCGGCATGGTTCGTCTCGGATGCCGCCGGCCGGTCGGCGAACCTGGCGCTGCTCTCGCCCGCGATCGAGGAGATCGCGGTGGGGTTCCTCGGCGACATCGCGCCGAGCACCGGGCCGACCGAACAACGCGACCGCGCACGGTGGGTGGTGCGCGTCATCGTCTCGCTGTTGACGAGCCCCGGCGAGACCGCATCATACGAGCGAGAGCTGCTGCAGCGCTTCGTCGTTCCGGTCGTGACAGCCGGAGCGCGAGGTCCCGTCGACTGA
- a CDS encoding DUF5313 family protein — protein MTEQRTTPTALQYVRYAYGAKLPPSMTDWVTRDLAGPGATVRMVVRWAIPCLLLITPMMFVPADLMVRLNMTIPIIIPYIFFSIALNRVYRRHRLSQHGLDPDLVNKLERDRNADLYDEYRRKYRGR, from the coding sequence ATGACCGAGCAACGCACGACTCCGACGGCCCTGCAGTATGTGCGCTACGCGTACGGCGCGAAACTTCCACCGTCGATGACCGACTGGGTCACCCGCGATCTCGCGGGTCCCGGCGCCACGGTCCGGATGGTCGTGCGGTGGGCGATCCCCTGTCTGCTGCTGATCACCCCGATGATGTTCGTGCCGGCGGATCTGATGGTGCGGCTGAACATGACGATCCCGATCATCATCCCGTACATCTTCTTCTCGATCGCGCTCAACCGCGTGTACCGGCGGCACCGGCTGAGTCAGCACGGTCTCGATCCGGATCTCGTCAACAAGCTCGAGCGGGATCGCAACGCCGACCTCTATGACGAGTACCGGAGGAAGTACCGCGGCCGGTGA
- a CDS encoding metal ABC transporter solute-binding protein, Zn/Mn family: MRRTLAATAALLGAGALALTGCSGTDDGNPSGTPTVVTSTNVWSSVASAVAGDKATVTSLYTNSEGDPHEFEPSAADTAEVTDAGVVVLNGGHYDAYMEDAVKGSDATAINAYDILAGESHEGDGHDHSDMNEHVFYDLAVAGQVATEVGDALAAKDPGNADTFRTNATAFNEKITGLRGQLAAIKAAHDGTKVAQTEPLAGYLLDEAGLVDAAPAGFAQSVEEGQSPSAADRAAMEDLLTSRTVGALVYNTQAVDSVTESVLQTAQKAGVPVVKFTETLPDGVTDYITWQSRQIQALSAALGEHAAH; this comes from the coding sequence ATGAGGCGAACACTGGCCGCGACCGCGGCCCTGCTCGGAGCCGGGGCCCTGGCCCTGACCGGGTGCTCGGGCACCGACGACGGCAACCCGTCCGGCACACCGACGGTGGTCACCTCGACAAATGTGTGGAGTTCCGTCGCTTCGGCGGTGGCAGGCGACAAGGCCACCGTCACCTCGCTCTACACCAACTCCGAGGGCGATCCGCACGAGTTCGAGCCGTCGGCAGCCGACACCGCCGAGGTCACCGACGCCGGCGTCGTCGTGCTGAACGGCGGCCACTACGACGCCTACATGGAAGATGCCGTCAAGGGTTCGGACGCGACCGCGATCAACGCCTACGACATCCTGGCCGGCGAGAGCCACGAGGGTGACGGCCACGACCACTCCGACATGAACGAGCACGTCTTCTACGACCTGGCGGTCGCCGGGCAGGTGGCGACCGAGGTCGGGGACGCACTCGCGGCCAAGGATCCCGGCAACGCCGACACATTCCGGACCAACGCGACGGCCTTCAACGAGAAGATCACCGGTCTGCGAGGACAACTGGCCGCCATCAAGGCGGCTCACGACGGGACGAAGGTCGCGCAGACCGAGCCGCTGGCGGGTTATCTGCTCGACGAGGCGGGGCTGGTCGACGCAGCGCCCGCCGGATTCGCCCAGTCGGTCGAAGAGGGCCAATCTCCGTCGGCCGCCGACCGGGCCGCGATGGAGGATCTCCTCACCTCACGCACCGTCGGCGCGCTCGTCTACAACACCCAGGCGGTTGATTCGGTCACCGAAAGCGTGCTGCAGACCGCCCAGAAGGCCGGGGTTCCGGTGGTCAAGTTCACCGAGACCCTGCCCGACGGCGTCACCGACTACATCACGTGGCAGTCCCGCCAGATCCAGGCGTTGAGTGCCGCACTGGGTGAGCATGCCGCACACTGA
- a CDS encoding metal ABC transporter ATP-binding protein: MADPDHRTDPAATPTTAIGPHPDTVATFEHGRLAFGSRVLWDDLNLRISRGEFIAVLGPNGSGKTSFLRCLLGQYPLDAGRLDVTDAIGYIPQQHADDADPMAMRGRDLVGFGVDGGRWGIGLRGRSRRKRLVDAALAEVGATAYADAPMGLLSGGEQQRLRVAQSLTGDPTLLLCDEPLSSLDPTNQQLVVELIDERRRNADTAVVFVTHEINPILPYVDRVLYLVGGHFRIGTPDEVMTTETLSNLYGSDVEVLRVNGRLLVIGGEDAHHCEHRPEPASAATQPDDDGGRSGLT, encoded by the coding sequence ATGGCTGATCCCGACCACAGGACCGACCCGGCGGCCACGCCGACGACCGCCATCGGGCCGCACCCGGACACGGTCGCCACCTTCGAGCACGGCCGACTCGCCTTCGGCTCGCGGGTGCTCTGGGACGACCTGAATCTGCGCATCTCGCGCGGCGAGTTCATCGCGGTGCTCGGTCCGAACGGTTCCGGCAAGACCTCCTTCCTGCGCTGTCTGCTCGGCCAGTATCCCCTCGACGCCGGCCGGCTCGACGTCACCGACGCCATCGGTTACATCCCGCAGCAGCACGCCGACGACGCTGATCCGATGGCCATGCGCGGCCGCGACCTCGTCGGCTTCGGCGTGGACGGCGGCCGGTGGGGCATCGGGCTGCGTGGCCGGTCGCGTCGCAAGCGGCTCGTGGACGCCGCACTCGCCGAGGTCGGGGCGACCGCCTACGCCGACGCCCCGATGGGGCTGCTCTCCGGTGGCGAGCAACAACGTCTGCGGGTGGCCCAGTCGCTCACCGGTGACCCGACCTTGCTGTTGTGCGACGAACCACTGTCGAGCCTGGACCCGACCAATCAGCAGCTCGTCGTCGAGCTCATCGACGAACGACGACGCAACGCCGATACCGCGGTCGTGTTCGTGACCCACGAGATCAACCCGATCCTGCCCTACGTCGATCGGGTGCTGTACCTGGTCGGCGGGCATTTCCGGATCGGCACGCCCGACGAGGTGATGACCACCGAGACGCTCTCGAACCTCTACGGCAGTGACGTCGAGGTTCTGCGGGTCAACGGACGACTGCTGGTGATCGGCGGCGAGGACGCCCACCACTGCGAGCATCGGCCCGAGCCGGCGAGCGCCGCCACCCAGCCGGACGACGACGGCGGGCGGTCCGGCCTCACATGA
- a CDS encoding metal ABC transporter permease produces the protein MTVAIPQAAAEIQISRLWDFSETAELLGRGFVQQSLIAVALLGLLGGILGPLIVARQMSFAVHGISELSVTGASAALLLGISINVGGVIGAVVVAAVFGYMGNRARERDSVIGVVMAFGLGLGVLFLSLYGSARTGFAMLTGQVVSVGTGGLTAVAITTVVVVIGMAVIYRPLLFASLDPRVARAHGVPIRTLSVVFAVLMGLACAQGVQIIGALLVMSLLITPAAAAARLTANPTTVLVLSVVFAEVAAVGGLILSLAPGLPVSVFVTTISFVIYVVCRWAGHRRHFATR, from the coding sequence ATGACCGTCGCAATCCCTCAGGCGGCCGCGGAGATACAGATCAGCAGACTCTGGGATTTCAGCGAGACCGCCGAACTTCTCGGGCGTGGCTTCGTCCAGCAATCGCTCATCGCGGTCGCGCTCCTCGGCCTGCTCGGCGGCATCCTCGGCCCACTCATCGTGGCCCGGCAGATGTCGTTCGCGGTCCACGGCATCAGCGAGCTGTCGGTGACCGGCGCCTCGGCCGCCCTGCTGCTCGGCATCAGCATCAACGTCGGCGGGGTGATCGGTGCGGTCGTCGTGGCCGCGGTCTTCGGCTACATGGGTAACCGCGCGCGCGAACGTGATTCGGTGATCGGCGTGGTGATGGCCTTCGGCCTCGGCCTGGGTGTGCTGTTCCTGTCGCTCTACGGCAGCGCACGAACAGGTTTCGCGATGCTGACCGGACAGGTGGTGAGCGTGGGCACCGGCGGGCTCACCGCGGTCGCGATCACCACCGTCGTGGTCGTCATCGGCATGGCGGTGATCTATCGCCCCCTGCTGTTCGCGTCACTCGACCCGAGGGTGGCCCGCGCCCATGGCGTTCCCATCCGGACCCTGTCGGTGGTGTTCGCCGTGTTGATGGGTCTCGCGTGTGCCCAGGGCGTCCAGATCATCGGTGCGCTGCTGGTGATGTCATTGCTGATCACTCCGGCCGCGGCCGCGGCGCGCCTCACCGCGAATCCGACGACGGTGCTCGTGCTGTCGGTGGTGTTCGCGGAGGTCGCCGCCGTGGGCGGGCTGATCCTGTCGCTGGCGCCGGGTCTACCGGTCTCGGTGTTCGTGACCACGATCTCGTTCGTGATCTACGTCGTCTGCCGGTGGGCCGGACACCGACGGCATTTCGCGACCCGCTGA